A window of Bacteroidota bacterium genomic DNA:
TTCCTGAATATTTCTGGTTCAATGGCATTGCCAGTCATCAGCTGATCGAAGACCCCATTGATACCATTCCTGTCCAGATGAACTCCCTTGACGGGAAATACCTTGATAAGGGGCTATGCCAGAAAACCGAGATCCCATCAAAAATCTGGCCGGTGAAAGTCCATCGTGGCCGTCAGATCTATGATACAGTGAATATGACCCTCATCCAACCCAAACTTTGGGATAAGGAAGCAGGCAAGGGGGCATACTGGACCGATTTCGACTGGAATAAAGCTTCTGCAGAAGGCATGGCTTATGTTGGATTGCCTTACAGCGGAGCCTATGACTTTGTGGAAACGGAAATGTACTGGCCGTTGAACCATCAGGTTGCTCCTGCCAGCCAAAGCCTGCAGTGCATCGACTGCCACAGCCGTGAAAACAGCCGTATTGCCGGCCTTACGGACTTTTACCTGCCGGGCAGGGACTATAAGGCAGGAATTGATTTCGCAGGAATTCTCCTGATCACCCTTGCCATTGGCGGTGTCGCAGTACACACCATTTGCCGTATCATTTCAGGAAGAAACTGCAAACTCCGGAAAAAATATTAAAAACCATCAATATCATGAAAAAAGTATATTTATATAAAGGCTATGAACGTTTCTGGCACTGGACGCAAACCGTGCTGGTATTTATCCTGTTGATCACCGGATTTGAAATCCATGGATCATACAGCCTGTTGGGTTATGAACAGGCAGTGAATATCCACAACACCAGTGCCTGGGTTTTCCTGGTACTGACAGTATTCACAATTTTCTGGCATGTTACTACCTCAGCCTGGAGACAATACATCCCAACAAGGAAAAATTTTAAGGAACAGATCGACTATTACATTTCGGGAATTTTTAAGCGCATGCCGCACCCGACAGGTAAAACCCTGCTCAGCAAACTGAATCCCATCCAAAGGGTCGTTTACCTCGCACTGAAAATCCTGGTTTTCCCCGTTATGTTTGCAACAGGA
This region includes:
- a CDS encoding cytochrome b/b6 domain-containing protein — encoded protein: MKKVYLYKGYERFWHWTQTVLVFILLITGFEIHGSYSLLGYEQAVNIHNTSAWVFLVLTVFTIFWHVTTSAWRQYIPTRKNFKEQIDYYISGIFKRMPHPTGKTLLSKLNPIQRVVYLALKILVFPVMFATGFLYLFFHFPVQGIELQSLESIAVIHTLGAYVLVAFVVVHLYLITTGRTTFSNLKAMVTGWEEIPDAEVKAVIQDVIDETGQLIRHSNGKKGEKERKEVNTVVSEAFNEKIN